The Saccharomonospora cyanea NA-134 genome includes a region encoding these proteins:
- the cysS gene encoding cysteine--tRNA ligase — MALQLFDTATRQVREFRPARSGTASIYVCGATVQGVPHIGHVRGALNYDVLRRWLVHSGLDVLMVRNVTDIDDKILVKAADAGRPWWEWAATHERAFEEAYAALGCLPPSATPRATGHITQMIELIQRLVDSGHAYAAEGDVYFSVASFDDYGALSGQRLDDVQQGETQAEGKRDHRDFTLWKGSKPGEPSWPTPWGPGRPGWHLECSAMATAYLGSEFDIHGGGVDLVFPHHENERAQSLAAGDGFARYWLHNAWVTMSGEKMSKSLGNVVAIPEMLRRWRAVELRAYLIQPHYRSTIEYSDAALSESAQGYRRIEQFLRRVRTVSGEVRVGRVPAEFAAALDDDLGTPQAFAVLHNTVRDGNAALDASDDTKALEVAESVRAMVDVLGIDPLSEQWAERAGTETEALTKLVDTMLERRQQARAERDFATADTIRDQLTEAGIAVEDTPNGPSWTVRD; from the coding sequence CGCGAGTTCCGACCCGCGCGCAGTGGAACGGCGTCCATCTACGTCTGTGGGGCCACCGTGCAGGGCGTTCCGCACATCGGGCACGTGCGTGGTGCGCTGAACTACGACGTGCTGCGCCGGTGGCTCGTCCACTCCGGACTCGACGTGCTCATGGTGCGCAACGTCACCGACATCGACGACAAGATCCTCGTCAAGGCCGCCGACGCCGGTCGCCCCTGGTGGGAGTGGGCGGCGACCCACGAACGCGCGTTCGAGGAGGCGTACGCGGCTCTCGGTTGCCTTCCTCCGTCGGCGACCCCCCGCGCCACCGGTCACATCACGCAGATGATCGAGCTGATCCAACGGCTCGTCGACTCCGGCCACGCCTACGCCGCCGAGGGCGACGTGTACTTTTCCGTGGCGTCGTTCGACGACTACGGGGCGCTGTCCGGGCAGCGGCTGGACGACGTGCAGCAGGGCGAGACCCAGGCCGAGGGCAAGCGCGACCACCGCGACTTCACGCTGTGGAAGGGCAGCAAACCCGGCGAACCGTCGTGGCCGACCCCCTGGGGTCCGGGCAGGCCCGGCTGGCACCTGGAGTGCTCGGCCATGGCCACGGCCTACCTCGGGTCGGAGTTCGACATCCACGGCGGTGGTGTGGATCTCGTCTTCCCCCACCACGAGAACGAGCGCGCGCAGTCACTCGCGGCGGGCGACGGTTTCGCACGGTACTGGCTGCACAACGCGTGGGTGACCATGTCGGGTGAGAAGATGTCGAAGTCGCTCGGCAACGTGGTGGCGATCCCGGAGATGCTGCGCCGGTGGCGTGCCGTGGAACTGCGGGCGTACCTGATCCAGCCGCACTACCGTTCCACCATCGAGTACTCGGACGCCGCGCTGTCGGAGTCAGCGCAGGGTTACCGCCGCATCGAGCAGTTCCTCCGGCGAGTGCGGACAGTGTCCGGTGAGGTCCGGGTGGGTCGCGTACCGGCCGAGTTCGCCGCCGCCCTCGACGACGACCTCGGCACTCCGCAGGCGTTCGCCGTGCTGCACAACACAGTGCGCGACGGCAACGCCGCACTCGACGCCTCCGACGACACCAAGGCGTTGGAGGTGGCCGAGTCCGTGCGCGCGATGGTGGACGTCCTCGGCATCGACCCGCTGTCCGAGCAGTGGGCCGAACGCGCCGGCACCGAGACCGAGGCGCTCACGAAGCTGGTCGACACCATGCTCGAAAGGCGGCAGCAGGCTCGCGCCGAGCGTGACTTCGCCACGGCCGACACCATCCGCGACCAGCTCACAGAAGCCGGAATCGCTGTGGAAGACACCCCCAATGGTCCTTCGTGGACAGTGAGAGACTGA
- the rlmB gene encoding 23S rRNA (guanosine(2251)-2'-O)-methyltransferase RlmB has protein sequence MAGNSRRRGAVRKQGTKKGSVVGSGGIRRRGLEGKGPTPKAEMRPGHPAQRRAAAAAARAEHKRNAAKKAAEGPEIIAGRNPVVEALRAGVPATALYVALNIDADDRVTEAVRVAADKGISILEVPRDELDRKTNKAVHQGLGLQVPPFSYATPDQLLKAARESGDPPLLVALDGVTDPRNLGAVIRSAAAFGAHGVLLPSRRSAGMTAVAWRTSAGAAARLPVGMATNLTRQLREWASEGLMIAGLDADGSVDIDSMNIDVDPLVVVIGSEGRGLSRLVRETCDYTVSIPMAAGVESLNASVAGAVLLAEVARRRRVAGRV, from the coding sequence ATGGCTGGCAATTCGCGTCGCCGCGGAGCGGTGCGCAAGCAGGGCACGAAGAAGGGCTCCGTCGTCGGTTCCGGCGGAATCCGCCGTAGGGGCCTCGAAGGCAAGGGGCCGACCCCGAAGGCGGAGATGCGGCCGGGGCATCCGGCACAGCGTCGGGCCGCCGCCGCGGCGGCTCGGGCGGAGCACAAGCGCAACGCGGCCAAGAAGGCCGCGGAGGGCCCGGAGATCATCGCGGGCCGCAACCCCGTCGTGGAGGCGTTGCGTGCGGGTGTGCCCGCGACGGCGTTGTACGTGGCCCTGAACATCGACGCCGACGATCGCGTCACCGAGGCCGTGCGTGTGGCCGCCGACAAGGGCATCTCCATCCTGGAGGTGCCTCGCGACGAGCTCGACCGCAAGACCAACAAGGCCGTGCACCAGGGGCTCGGACTCCAGGTTCCGCCGTTCTCCTACGCGACCCCGGACCAGCTGCTGAAGGCGGCGCGCGAGTCCGGTGACCCGCCACTGCTGGTGGCCCTCGACGGGGTCACCGACCCGCGCAACCTCGGCGCCGTCATCCGCTCGGCCGCCGCGTTCGGGGCGCACGGTGTGCTGCTGCCGAGCAGGCGCAGCGCCGGAATGACCGCTGTGGCGTGGCGGACGAGTGCGGGCGCGGCGGCCCGGCTGCCGGTGGGCATGGCCACGAACCTGACGCGGCAACTCCGCGAGTGGGCGTCCGAGGGGCTGATGATCGCGGGCCTCGACGCGGACGGCTCGGTGGACATCGACTCGATGAACATCGACGTCGACCCGCTGGTCGTGGTGATCGGCTCGGAGGGCCGCGGCCTGTCGCGGCTGGTGCGGGAGACGTGCGACTACACGGTGTCCATCCCCATGGCAGCCGGTGTCGAGTCGCTCAACGCCTCCGTGGCGGGAGCGGTGCTGCTGGCGGAGGTCGCCCGCCGCCGCCGCGTAGCGGGCCGCGTGTAA
- a CDS encoding DJ-1/PfpI family protein, with translation MKTIGILLFHDVEELDAVGPWEVLSHWARTYPDDGYRVVTFSRDGGEVRCAKGLRIVADHSYDDVPPLDVLLYPGGRGTRPQLHDEHQLAWVRKQRETVPLLTSVCTGSLVYAAAGLLRGRRATTHWQSLDLLAELDPTIDVRRDERFVDDGDVITSAGVSAGIDMALHLLARLVNPERAREVRKHIQYDPEPPV, from the coding sequence GTGAAGACGATCGGCATCCTGCTGTTCCACGACGTCGAGGAGCTCGACGCGGTGGGGCCGTGGGAGGTGCTGTCGCACTGGGCGAGGACGTACCCGGACGACGGCTACCGCGTGGTGACGTTCTCCCGTGACGGCGGTGAGGTGCGCTGCGCGAAAGGGCTGCGCATCGTGGCGGATCACTCGTACGACGACGTTCCGCCGCTCGACGTGCTGCTGTACCCGGGCGGGCGTGGCACCCGCCCGCAGCTGCACGACGAGCACCAGCTCGCGTGGGTGCGCAAGCAGCGCGAGACCGTGCCGCTGCTGACGAGTGTGTGCACGGGCTCGCTCGTCTACGCCGCGGCGGGACTGCTGCGCGGGCGGCGAGCGACGACCCACTGGCAGTCGCTGGACCTGCTCGCCGAACTCGACCCCACGATCGACGTGCGAAGGGACGAGCGGTTCGTCGACGACGGCGACGTCATCACGTCGGCGGGGGTGTCGGCGGGCATCGACATGGCACTGCACCTGCTCGCGCGGTTGGTGAACCCGGAACGGGCGCGCGAGGTGCGGAAGCACATCCAGTACGACCCCGAACCTCCGGTGTAG
- a CDS encoding MBOAT family O-acyltransferase, whose product MSFVSPLFLWYFMPAILVAVLVLPRNWRNGIVAVGSLVFYATGAGAFTLLLLACMVVNFAAGPALEPDPWNTHLQARRRWLLIGVVAFDLSILLVWKYAGFATEQIAWFAQLFGGDFPIAELALPIGISFFTFHHISYVVDIYRGERPALRNPVSFGTYISMFPQLAAGPIVRYHEIADQLPQQRSHRLDDIAAGFPRFALGLCKKAVIADSLAPMVDACFSTPPEDMTFAIAWLGAIGYTLQLYFDFSGYSDMAIGLGRMLGFRLPENFARPYSSVTVTEFWRRWHMSLSRWFRDYVYIPLGGNRGGAAKTYRNLWIVFLLTGFWHGAAWTYVVWGLYHGVLLVAERATGWDASPRTTGARVGRRVLTLVLVVFGWVFFRAPDLGYAFTMIGDMLVPDFTGLSDVVEAALTNQRLVLLLAALAVFFLPAYPVTGPLLESARTKPAATLRVAVMTVGVFYAAVLVATGTFSPFLYYQF is encoded by the coding sequence ATGTCGTTCGTCTCGCCGCTGTTCCTGTGGTACTTCATGCCCGCGATCCTCGTCGCGGTGCTCGTACTGCCCAGGAACTGGCGCAACGGCATCGTCGCCGTCGGCAGCCTGGTCTTCTACGCCACGGGCGCGGGTGCCTTCACGCTGCTGTTGCTTGCCTGCATGGTGGTCAACTTCGCCGCGGGCCCGGCGCTGGAGCCGGACCCGTGGAACACACACCTCCAGGCTCGTCGTCGCTGGTTGCTCATCGGCGTCGTCGCCTTCGACCTGTCGATCCTTCTGGTGTGGAAGTACGCGGGCTTCGCTACCGAGCAGATCGCCTGGTTCGCACAGCTCTTCGGTGGCGACTTCCCCATCGCGGAGCTGGCACTGCCGATCGGCATCTCGTTCTTCACGTTCCACCACATCTCCTACGTGGTGGACATCTACCGGGGGGAACGGCCCGCGCTGCGCAACCCGGTGTCGTTCGGCACCTACATCTCGATGTTCCCGCAGCTCGCGGCAGGGCCCATCGTGCGGTACCACGAGATCGCCGACCAGCTCCCGCAACAGCGTTCGCACCGGCTGGACGACATCGCGGCGGGCTTCCCCCGCTTCGCGCTGGGGCTGTGCAAGAAAGCCGTGATCGCCGACTCGCTCGCGCCGATGGTGGACGCGTGCTTCTCGACGCCGCCTGAGGACATGACGTTCGCGATCGCGTGGCTCGGCGCGATCGGCTACACGTTGCAGCTCTACTTCGACTTCTCCGGTTACTCGGACATGGCCATCGGCCTCGGCCGGATGCTGGGCTTCCGGCTGCCCGAGAACTTCGCGCGCCCGTACTCGTCGGTGACCGTCACGGAGTTCTGGCGCCGCTGGCACATGTCGCTGTCCCGCTGGTTCCGCGACTACGTCTACATCCCGCTGGGCGGTAACCGGGGTGGCGCGGCGAAGACGTACCGCAACCTGTGGATCGTGTTCCTGCTGACGGGTTTCTGGCACGGCGCGGCGTGGACGTACGTGGTGTGGGGCCTATACCACGGTGTGCTGCTGGTGGCGGAGCGCGCGACGGGTTGGGACGCCTCGCCACGCACCACCGGGGCCCGGGTAGGACGGCGCGTGCTCACGCTCGTTCTGGTGGTCTTCGGGTGGGTGTTCTTCCGCGCACCCGATCTCGGCTACGCGTTCACGATGATCGGCGACATGCTCGTGCCCGACTTCACGGGGCTGAGCGACGTGGTGGAGGCGGCACTCACCAACCAGCGGCTCGTGCTGCTGCTCGCCGCGCTGGCGGTGTTCTTCCTGCCCGCGTACCCGGTGACGGGCCCACTTCTGGAGTCGGCGCGCACCAAGCCCGCCGCGACACTGCGGGTGGCGGTGATGACGGTGGGCGTGTTCTACGCCGCGGTCCTCGTCGCCACGGGCACGTTCAGCCCGTTCCTGTACTACCAGTTCTGA
- a CDS encoding RING finger protein, translating to MIARDRELLVQLGQVNARLGEVVLALMAAQDGGELPADGLREVGAALRVLADDMLARAAELGGHILVTPAAQETVLCALCANEPVARPDQPHTSVDGRFCGGCIARCLDDTTHRHWCAVDTVGNAEQSTSLVTEVSRA from the coding sequence GTGATCGCCCGTGACCGGGAACTGCTGGTGCAGCTCGGGCAGGTGAACGCGCGTCTTGGTGAGGTCGTGCTCGCGCTCATGGCCGCGCAGGACGGTGGTGAACTCCCGGCCGACGGGTTGCGTGAGGTCGGGGCGGCGTTGCGCGTGCTCGCCGACGACATGCTCGCCCGCGCCGCCGAGCTGGGCGGCCACATCCTCGTCACTCCGGCGGCGCAGGAAACCGTGTTGTGCGCCCTGTGCGCGAATGAGCCGGTCGCGCGACCCGACCAGCCGCACACCAGCGTCGACGGACGCTTCTGCGGCGGCTGTATCGCCCGGTGCCTCGACGACACCACCCACCGGCACTGGTGCGCGGTCGACACCGTCGGCAACGCCGAGCAATCCACCTCGCTCGTCACGGAGGTGTCGCGTGCATGA
- a CDS encoding helix-turn-helix domain-containing protein, with amino-acid sequence MDTIGATIRRLRRWRGLTLEQAAGLAGISKGYLSKIENSRVAVDRRSTLVAIADALRVSLADITGDGLEIRDPDADSTVPAIRTALLDSDLDDSPPQGELSALLAETQLVAAMRQANQMAEVGRRLPPLITALHTHARQPEGLRALVSVAHTTSLLLKGLGAPDLAWIAADRGHEAAERLGDPHWIALAAFARTQAHSGLGAHRRAGTLARDALEIVPGDAIDVRGALTLTTGFIDSVVGDDPSAALDEAEGLARHVQDGNRHHLLFTPANVVLWRMASALEQGDYAAAATLAKSVHPTDLEINSRRTTYFIDYARALWGLRRPDEEVIALLAQAEKIGPVRTRSNAFVREIVSTMVERARRQAVAREARGLASRMGLLKTA; translated from the coding sequence ATGGACACGATCGGGGCAACGATCCGCCGCCTGCGACGTTGGCGCGGCCTGACACTGGAACAGGCGGCCGGGCTCGCCGGGATCAGCAAGGGCTACCTGTCGAAGATCGAGAACAGCCGGGTGGCCGTCGACCGGCGCAGCACACTCGTCGCGATCGCGGACGCGTTGCGGGTCAGCCTGGCCGACATCACCGGCGACGGACTGGAGATTCGCGACCCGGACGCCGACAGTACGGTGCCCGCGATCCGTACCGCCCTGCTCGACAGCGACCTCGACGACAGCCCGCCGCAGGGTGAGCTGTCGGCACTGCTCGCTGAGACACAGTTGGTCGCCGCGATGCGCCAGGCCAACCAGATGGCCGAGGTGGGCCGCCGCCTCCCACCACTGATCACCGCTCTGCACACGCATGCCCGGCAACCCGAGGGGCTCCGCGCGCTCGTCAGCGTGGCCCACACCACCTCACTGCTGCTGAAGGGGCTCGGAGCGCCTGATCTGGCGTGGATCGCGGCCGACCGCGGACACGAGGCCGCCGAGCGGCTCGGTGACCCGCACTGGATCGCACTCGCGGCGTTCGCGCGCACCCAGGCTCATTCCGGCCTCGGCGCGCACCGCCGAGCGGGCACCCTCGCCCGTGACGCGCTGGAGATCGTGCCCGGCGACGCGATCGACGTCCGTGGCGCACTCACCTTGACCACCGGTTTCATCGACTCCGTGGTGGGTGACGACCCGTCCGCCGCTCTCGACGAGGCCGAGGGGCTCGCCCGCCATGTCCAGGACGGCAACCGCCATCACCTGCTTTTCACCCCGGCCAACGTCGTTCTGTGGCGCATGGCGTCGGCGCTTGAGCAGGGCGACTACGCGGCGGCTGCCACGCTCGCGAAGTCGGTCCACCCGACCGACCTCGAAATCAACTCGCGCCGCACCACGTACTTCATCGATTACGCCCGCGCACTATGGGGGCTGCGGCGACCCGACGAAGAGGTCATTGCGCTGCTGGCCCAGGCCGAGAAGATCGGCCCGGTGAGGACCAGGAGCAACGCCTTCGTTCGAGAGATCGTGTCCACGATGGTGGAACGGGCACGGCGGCAGGCCGTCGCACGTGAGGCTCGGGGCTTGGCATCCCGCATGGGCTTGTTGAAGACAGCCTGA
- a CDS encoding LysR substrate-binding domain-containing protein, translating into MSRIDPVPAYTLRQLAAFVAVAETGTISAAAERAHLSPSALAGAVTDLEKALKVQLTVRRRARGVQLTPTGEAVLARAKLLLEQASGLQTDAAGVGGVVTGPIALGCYPSLSPTVLPSLLHAFTQRYPKVTVELHEDTQNRLGTRLEEGELDLAIVYDLDLPPEWQTARLATRSPAVLLPTDHPLASLDGPLRLADLADEPMVLLDAPPSSHHATEVCRLAGFAPRVAYRTQNFETARSFVGRGLGWTLLVQRPEHDVTYEGLGVVVRTDLTPRPGPVDVVLAWQRGAMLSKASRTFVEFAFSSASRAE; encoded by the coding sequence ATGTCGCGCATCGACCCTGTGCCGGCCTACACCCTCCGGCAGCTCGCGGCGTTCGTCGCGGTGGCGGAGACCGGCACGATCAGCGCCGCGGCGGAGCGCGCTCACCTCTCGCCGTCGGCGCTCGCCGGGGCGGTGACCGATCTGGAGAAGGCACTGAAGGTGCAACTCACGGTGCGCCGCCGGGCTCGCGGCGTGCAACTCACGCCGACGGGCGAAGCCGTGCTCGCTCGCGCCAAGCTGTTGCTGGAGCAGGCGTCCGGACTCCAGACCGACGCCGCGGGCGTGGGTGGCGTGGTCACCGGGCCGATCGCGCTGGGCTGCTACCCGTCGCTCAGCCCGACGGTCCTGCCGTCGCTGCTGCACGCCTTCACCCAGCGGTACCCGAAGGTGACGGTGGAGCTTCACGAAGACACCCAGAACCGCCTCGGGACCCGCCTCGAAGAAGGCGAACTCGACCTCGCCATCGTCTACGACCTCGACCTGCCGCCGGAATGGCAGACAGCACGCCTGGCCACCCGCTCACCGGCGGTGTTGCTGCCGACCGATCACCCACTCGCCTCACTCGACGGGCCACTGCGGCTCGCCGACCTCGCCGACGAACCCATGGTGTTGCTCGACGCGCCTCCGAGTTCCCACCACGCGACGGAGGTGTGCAGGCTCGCCGGGTTCGCGCCGAGGGTGGCGTACCGGACACAGAACTTCGAGACGGCCAGGTCGTTCGTCGGTCGGGGACTCGGCTGGACCCTGCTGGTACAGCGTCCCGAGCACGACGTCACCTACGAGGGACTTGGTGTGGTGGTGCGCACCGACCTCACACCCCGGCCCGGCCCCGTCGACGTCGTTCTGGCGTGGCAACGGGGGGCCATGCTCAGCAAGGCGTCGCGCACCTTCGTCGAGTTCGCCTTCAGCTCCGCGAGCCGGGCGGAGTAG
- a CDS encoding MFS transporter, protein MTTTDLAAKPPTMSARQARRAVTSSFVGTAIEWYDFFIYGTAAALVIGPQFFPASSSLASTLAAFATFAVGFVARPIGGVVMGHFGDRIGRKSMLVLSLTMMGLATVGIGLLPNYDAIGVLAPILLVVFRFAQGIGVGGEWGGAVLMATENAPPGKRGLYGAAPQIGVPAGVLAANLVFLLITQVLDDESFQSWGWRVPFLLSAVLVGIAMWIRLGVLESPEFRQVKQEERVAKLPIVEVLTKNLRYVLLAAGTFIATNGIAYAFMVYVLTYGTEELGFERSTMLWLLIVSCPVWMAGMALAAAKSDVLGRRRVYTWSSLALLVVAALFFPLIDTASLPVMLVAMVVMAAVLGTTAGPQSALFAELFPAHIRYSGASLGYQIGAILGGGLAPFISTSLFAAFGTSWAITGYFVVIAAISLGSVLALPETRRVSTEGEH, encoded by the coding sequence ATGACGACAACCGACCTCGCCGCGAAGCCACCCACGATGTCGGCACGACAGGCTCGCCGCGCTGTCACGTCGAGTTTCGTCGGGACCGCCATCGAGTGGTACGACTTCTTCATCTACGGGACCGCCGCGGCGCTGGTGATCGGACCGCAGTTCTTCCCCGCCTCCTCCTCGCTGGCCTCCACGCTCGCGGCTTTCGCCACGTTCGCGGTCGGCTTCGTCGCACGACCGATCGGTGGCGTGGTGATGGGGCACTTCGGCGACCGCATCGGCCGCAAGTCGATGCTGGTGCTGTCGCTGACGATGATGGGCCTCGCCACCGTGGGCATCGGTCTGCTGCCGAACTACGACGCGATCGGTGTGCTCGCGCCGATCCTGCTGGTCGTGTTCCGGTTCGCGCAGGGCATCGGCGTCGGCGGCGAGTGGGGTGGCGCGGTGCTGATGGCGACGGAGAACGCTCCCCCTGGCAAGCGCGGCCTCTACGGTGCCGCGCCGCAGATCGGGGTGCCCGCGGGCGTGCTCGCCGCGAACCTGGTGTTCCTCCTCATCACCCAGGTCCTGGACGACGAGTCGTTCCAGTCGTGGGGCTGGCGTGTCCCGTTCCTGCTCAGCGCCGTTCTCGTGGGCATCGCCATGTGGATTCGCCTCGGCGTGCTGGAAAGCCCCGAGTTCAGGCAGGTCAAGCAGGAGGAGCGCGTCGCGAAGCTCCCGATCGTCGAGGTGCTCACCAAGAACCTGCGGTACGTGCTGCTGGCCGCCGGCACGTTCATCGCCACCAACGGCATCGCCTACGCGTTCATGGTCTACGTGCTGACCTACGGCACCGAGGAACTCGGCTTCGAACGGTCCACGATGCTGTGGTTGCTGATCGTGTCGTGTCCGGTGTGGATGGCGGGCATGGCGTTGGCCGCCGCGAAGTCCGACGTGCTCGGTCGCCGCCGGGTCTACACCTGGAGTTCGCTGGCGCTCCTCGTCGTCGCCGCGCTGTTCTTCCCGCTGATCGACACGGCGTCGCTGCCCGTCATGCTCGTCGCGATGGTGGTGATGGCGGCCGTGCTCGGCACCACCGCCGGTCCGCAGTCGGCGCTGTTCGCGGAGCTGTTCCCCGCCCACATCCGCTACAGCGGCGCCTCGCTGGGCTACCAGATCGGGGCCATTCTCGGCGGCGGGCTCGCGCCCTTCATCTCCACGTCACTGTTCGCGGCGTTCGGTACGTCGTGGGCGATCACCGGCTACTTCGTCGTCATCGCCGCAATCAGCCTCGGCTCGGTCCTGGCTCTGCCCGAGACCCGCCGCGTGTCCACGGAGGGGGAGCACTGA
- a CDS encoding FAD-dependent monooxygenase yields the protein MSAYYQPRRYPASDFPSTPDDDTALPVVVVGAGPVGMAVALGLANRGVPVTILEAADRVSFGSRAICVSRHSLEVAERLGFGAEVERIALPWLGGRSFYRDREVLRFEMPHSTSDVRGPMVNVSQSELEQVMVDALTSNPLVTLHWAAEVSGVEQDAEQVRLTVDTAFGSRRLRARWVVAADGARSRLRKLSGLRMEGDTYEGQYVIADIHWRSGLPAERLVWFDAPSNPGSTIIMHQQPNDIWRIDYQLDASDDPELETSEERIRDRISRHLTWLRNDVPWTLEWHGYYRARALALRDFRHGRVLFAGDAAHLVPIFGVRGLNSGMEDAETLAWQLAAVVGGHGDESLLRAYSAERHAAWRQNVDNASKSTLVMSPGGHGFRTTRDAVLALATERSEFSHLVNPRQSSATHAHASPLTWPVEPDVTGALPGDPLEDRKVLVRAVGGVEESSLNAVRGTGFAFLGFELAPSDADVVAASAEQLAESLPAEQVRAVVTAAPGSAVEPGDDLTVVEDPDAALAQALGARAGEVFVVRPDGLILCRVTDLSALSDVARHLVSGTAPTGGIAPSRVEGGLPSPESRRERVWLALSRALDSAAESDREGMLTRLAMLLGDKVGHEAFEELLEAAQRTAKTARE from the coding sequence ATGTCCGCCTACTACCAACCTCGGAGGTATCCGGCTTCGGACTTCCCCTCCACGCCGGACGACGACACGGCGCTGCCGGTCGTCGTCGTGGGCGCGGGCCCGGTGGGCATGGCCGTGGCCCTCGGGCTGGCGAACCGCGGGGTGCCGGTGACGATCCTCGAAGCCGCCGACCGGGTCTCCTTCGGCAGCAGGGCCATCTGCGTCTCCCGGCACAGCCTCGAAGTGGCCGAGCGACTCGGGTTCGGCGCGGAGGTGGAGAGAATCGCGCTGCCGTGGCTCGGCGGGCGCAGCTTCTACCGCGACCGTGAGGTGCTGCGGTTCGAGATGCCACACAGCACCTCGGACGTGCGTGGGCCGATGGTCAACGTCTCGCAGTCGGAACTCGAACAGGTCATGGTCGACGCGCTGACCTCCAACCCACTGGTCACGTTGCACTGGGCGGCCGAGGTGTCCGGCGTCGAACAGGACGCCGAGCAGGTGCGGTTGACCGTCGACACCGCGTTCGGCTCCCGGCGACTGCGGGCACGGTGGGTCGTGGCGGCCGACGGCGCGCGCAGCAGGCTGCGCAAGCTGAGCGGGTTGCGCATGGAGGGCGACACGTACGAGGGACAGTACGTCATCGCCGACATCCACTGGCGGTCCGGCCTGCCGGCGGAGCGGCTGGTGTGGTTCGACGCGCCGAGCAACCCCGGCTCGACCATCATCATGCACCAGCAGCCGAACGACATCTGGCGCATCGACTACCAACTCGACGCCTCCGACGACCCCGAACTGGAGACCAGCGAGGAACGCATCCGCGACCGCATCAGCAGGCACCTGACGTGGTTGCGCAACGACGTTCCCTGGACGTTGGAGTGGCACGGCTACTACCGGGCCCGCGCGCTGGCGTTGCGGGACTTCCGGCACGGCCGGGTCCTCTTCGCGGGCGACGCCGCGCACCTGGTGCCGATCTTCGGCGTGCGGGGCCTCAACTCCGGCATGGAGGACGCCGAGACGCTCGCCTGGCAGCTCGCGGCGGTCGTGGGCGGCCACGGTGACGAGTCGCTGCTGCGCGCCTACTCCGCCGAGCGGCACGCGGCGTGGCGGCAGAACGTGGACAACGCGAGTAAGTCCACTTTGGTCATGTCGCCCGGTGGGCACGGCTTCCGCACCACGCGCGACGCGGTGCTCGCGTTGGCCACCGAACGTTCCGAGTTCTCACACCTGGTGAACCCGCGCCAGTCGAGCGCCACGCACGCACACGCGTCACCGCTGACATGGCCGGTGGAGCCGGACGTCACGGGTGCTCTGCCGGGCGACCCGCTGGAGGACCGCAAGGTACTGGTGAGGGCCGTCGGCGGGGTCGAGGAGTCGTCGTTGAACGCGGTCCGGGGAACCGGGTTCGCGTTCCTCGGGTTCGAGCTCGCGCCCTCCGACGCCGACGTCGTCGCGGCGAGTGCCGAGCAGCTCGCCGAGTCGCTACCCGCCGAGCAGGTCCGCGCCGTCGTGACGGCCGCACCCGGTTCGGCCGTCGAGCCGGGTGACGACCTCACCGTCGTCGAGGACCCGGACGCCGCACTCGCCCAGGCCCTGGGCGCCCGCGCCGGCGAGGTGTTCGTGGTGCGTCCGGACGGACTGATCCTGTGCCGCGTCACCGACCTGAGCGCGTTGTCCGACGTGGCCCGCCACCTCGTGTCCGGGACCGCGCCCACCGGCGGCATCGCACCGTCGCGTGTGGAGGGCGGGCTGCCGTCACCGGAGTCGAGGCGGGAACGCGTGTGGCTCGCCCTGTCACGCGCTCTGGACTCCGCCGCGGAGTCCGACCGGGAAGGCATGCTGACCCGGTTGGCGATGCTGCTGGGCGACAAGGTCGGCCACGAGGCGTTCGAGGAGCTGCTGGAGGCCGCCCAGCGCACGGCGAAGACCGCGCGGGAGTAA
- a CDS encoding HNH endonuclease: protein MTCYYCDRHVDGHHHQHDHFPIPKMAGGTAVVPACLECHDLKDRYTLARRWPVSGYFEALRGLMGEALISLEKQDSETAAFDWLASHPSLSDEAVLARWSDLPPLSRVLYGKLRRLHEEELFRQRKNGLEPSHTSALVAALRSTSADRIRHNAS, encoded by the coding sequence GTGACTTGCTACTACTGCGACCGCCACGTTGACGGCCATCACCACCAGCACGACCATTTCCCGATTCCCAAAATGGCGGGTGGGACTGCCGTGGTACCGGCGTGCCTTGAGTGCCACGACCTCAAGGACCGGTACACCCTCGCCCGTCGCTGGCCTGTCAGCGGGTACTTCGAAGCTCTGCGGGGTCTGATGGGAGAAGCTCTCATCTCTCTGGAGAAGCAGGATTCCGAAACGGCTGCCTTCGACTGGTTGGCAAGCCATCCATCGTTGAGCGACGAAGCTGTTCTCGCGCGTTGGAGCGATCTACCGCCACTGAGCAGAGTTCTCTACGGGAAACTACGCCGACTGCACGAGGAGGAGTTGTTCCGGCAGCGCAAGAACGGACTCGAACCATCCCACACCTCTGCACTGGTCGCGGCATTGCGCAGTACGTCGGCTGACCGTATCCGCCACAACGCTTCATGA